In Choloepus didactylus isolate mChoDid1 chromosome 18, mChoDid1.pri, whole genome shotgun sequence, a single genomic region encodes these proteins:
- the LOC119514499 gene encoding uncharacterized protein LOC119514499 isoform X1, with translation MGAGSGQKCWPFSLGRGGAHASTPQAWSMVMNARALPRHPLSGELAAAPARTVSPFLSVLRVAFCCGRGRAGAQPPLCPHARQKCSSLPRWETREDAAQNGQRMKSVPSAALPGPGRHCPPLRPCFCLFRMFPVNGLRCCLCLAHVSRLVHGAAWARTSLLSPADAHSVIRVQCTSGLSVHLPAGFKFLAVRHPIFKEKIET, from the exons ATGGGTGCGGGCAGCGGGCAGAAGTGCTGGCCTTTCTCCCTCGGCAGAGGGGGAGCTCACGCCTCGACACCCCAAGCGTGGTCGATGGTGATGAACGCTCGGGCGCTCCCCCGACACCCGCTGTCCGGGGAGCTGGCTGCTGCCCCTGCGAGGACCGTGTCACCGTTTCTCTCCGTTCTGCGCGTGGCTTTCTGCTGTGGTCGAGGCAGAGCTGGCGCCCAGCCCCCCCTCTGCCCCCACGCACGTCAGAAGTGCTCGTCCCTTCCCCGCTGGGAGACTAGAGAGGACGCGGCGCAGAACGGCCAGAG AATGAAATCTGTACCCTCAGCCGCACTCCCCGGCCCGGGCcgccactgccctcccctccgtCCCTGCTTCTGCCTGTTCCGGATGTTTCCCGTGAATGGACTCAGATGCTGTCTGTGCTTGGCGCACGTCTCCAGGCTCGTCCATGGAGCAGCCTGGGCCAGGACTTCGCTCCTTTCTCCGGCTGACGCACATTCTGTCATCCGTGTACAGTGCACGTCtggtttatccgttcatctgccAGCTGGTTTCAAGTTTTTGGCTGTTAGGCATCcaatttttaaagagaagattGAAACCTga
- the LOC119514499 gene encoding uncharacterized protein LOC119514499 isoform X2, with product MGAGSGQKCWPFSLGRGGAHASTPQAWSMVMNARALPRHPLSGELAAAPARTVSPFLSVLRVAFCCGRGRAGAQPPLCPHARQKCSSLPRWETREDAAQNGQSVVQLSPL from the exons ATGGGTGCGGGCAGCGGGCAGAAGTGCTGGCCTTTCTCCCTCGGCAGAGGGGGAGCTCACGCCTCGACACCCCAAGCGTGGTCGATGGTGATGAACGCTCGGGCGCTCCCCCGACACCCGCTGTCCGGGGAGCTGGCTGCTGCCCCTGCGAGGACCGTGTCACCGTTTCTCTCCGTTCTGCGCGTGGCTTTCTGCTGTGGTCGAGGCAGAGCTGGCGCCCAGCCCCCCCTCTGCCCCCACGCACGTCAGAAGTGCTCGTCCCTTCCCCGCTGGGAGACTAGAGAGGACGCGGCGCAGAACGGCCAGAG TGTTGTACAGCTGTCACCACTGTGA